GCGCAATAATCAGTCCGCAAAAAAATATCTGCCATTCTCCGGGCAAATCATTCTCATACGATAAAAACATTATAGCCGAATAAATTAACGGTACTACGAGAACAAATGCAAGACCGCCTATTTTGTCATACAGAGCAAGGCCTGACACCAAACTTGCAAGAATTCCCAGCATGGGAGCGCGTCTTAAGACTTCCATATTTATATTAGCGTATCAAAATTTGATCCTTCATTTTCTTGAGCTTGGCCGGGCCTATTCCTTTAACTTGTATTAAGTCATCAGGCTTTGTGAATTTTCCGTGTGACTGCCTGTATTCTATTATCCTTTTAGCGAGTGCAGGGCCGATACCGATTAATTTCTGCAATTCTTCAACTGAAGCATTATTTATGTCGATTAAATTATTATTATTATTATTTGCATTATTAGCTCGTTTGCTTACTTGTGAGACTTGAACGGGCTGTAAAGAAATTATATTATTTTCCTGAACGCCGGGAATTCTTATTAATTGCTGAGGTTGTGCCGGAGTTTTTTGTGCCGCTCCCTTCTGTGCTATATGAATGTGCATTCCGTCCATTAAACGTTCAGCAAGATTTATAGATGCCCGATCAGCTTTTGAAGTAAATCCCCCTGCCGCGTCAATTGCTTGAAAGATTCGCGAGTCCTCAGAGAGTTTATAAACGCCCGGAGTCTTCACTGCTCCTGTAACGTAAATGAACCAGTCAGATTTTATATTATTATTATTTGCGGGAGGCTCTAAATTTTCAGGTTTATTATTTGCTTGAATAACTTGATTATTAATTTGCTGAGATTGAACGGGAATTTTTTCGGGCTTACTATTATTATTATTATCATTATAAGGAATCATAAACATAGTAAGCACGCCAGCAAGCAAAAAAATTATTATGCCTGCTCCAGTTATTATTACTTTGCGAGAGTCGAATTTATTATTATTCATGTTTAAATATTTCTCCGGGAATAAAAATTTTTATCGATTATAGCATTTTATGAGAGAACTAGAAATATATAAAATATAAAATTATTCCCCGCCGCAAAGTGAGTCCCTCCCACCCGCCCGCCCTAGATAATTTTTCCACCGCACAACGTAAAAAATTCGCGGCAAAAAATTGCATTTATACAAA
This genomic stretch from Synergistaceae bacterium harbors:
- a CDS encoding helix-hairpin-helix domain-containing protein, yielding MNNNKFDSRKVIITGAGIIIFLLAGVLTMFMIPYNDNNNNSKPEKIPVQSQQINNQVIQANNKPENLEPPANNNNIKSDWFIYVTGAVKTPGVYKLSEDSRIFQAIDAAGGFTSKADRASINLAERLMDGMHIHIAQKGAAQKTPAQPQQLIRIPGVQENNIISLQPVQVSQVSKRANNANNNNNNLIDINNASVEELQKLIGIGPALAKRIIEYRQSHGKFTKPDDLIQVKGIGPAKLKKMKDQILIR